From Camelina sativa cultivar DH55 chromosome 7, Cs, whole genome shotgun sequence, one genomic window encodes:
- the LOC104700434 gene encoding root phototropism protein 2-like isoform X2, with translation MATEGKSPINMNSMSSSLQRTGQWVFSQDIPTDVVVEVGEANFSLHKFMLVAKSNYIRKLIMESKESDVTRIDLSDMPGGPEIFEKAAKFCYGVNFEITVQNVAALHCAAEFLQMTDKYCDNNLAGRTQDFLSQVALSSLSGAIVVLKSCEILLPISRDLGIVRRCVDVVAAKACNEAMFPCRTPPNWWTEELCILDVGFFADVVASMKQRGVKPSSLASSIITYTEKSLRDLVRDHSGRGVKFSDTVDNDSDERSLQRDLVESIVSLLPSDKGLFPINFLCSLLRCAVFLDTTLTCKNELEKRISVVLEHVSVDDLLIPSFTYDGERLLDLDSVRRIISSFVEKEKNVGVFNGGDFNRGLCSVTLQRVAKTVDSYLAEIATYGELTISKFNAIANLVPKSARKSDDDLYRAIDIFLKAHPNLDEIEREKVCSSMDPLKLSYDARLHASQNKRLPVNIVLHALYYDQLKLRSGVEEQEERAVVVNLPEALKTRSQLQADTTLAKENEALRSELMKMKLYVSDMQKNKNGAGTSSSNSTSLVSNNKKSKHTFFSSVSKKLGKLNPFRHGSKDTSNLDEDLAGVDITKPRRRRFSIS, from the exons atggcgacaGAAGGAAAAAGCCCCATCAACATGAACTCAATGTCTTCGAGTCTTCAGCGAACCGGCCAATG GGTTTTTTCTCAAGATATTCCGACAGATGTTGTAGTTGAGGTCGGAGAAGCCAATTTCTCTCTTCATAAG TTCATGTTAGTTGCGAAGAGTAACTACATAAGGAAGCTAATAATGGAATCAAAAGAAAGCGACGTGACGAGAATAGATCTCTCGGATATGCCCGGAGGTCCTGAGATATTTGAGAAAGCAGCCAAATTCTGTTACGGTGTTAACTTCGAGATCACCGTCCAAAACGTGGCGGCTCTTCATTGCGCCGCTGAGTTTCTACAGATGACTGACAAGTACTGCGACAACAACCTTGCTGGTCGGACACAAGACTTCCTCTCTCAGGTCGCTTTATCTAGCCTCTCTGGAGCTATTGTTGTTCTCAAGTCTTGCGAGATTCTCCTTCCTATTTCTCGTGATCTCGGTATTGTCCGCCGTTGTGTCGACGTCGTCGCTGCTAAG GCTTGCAACGAGGCAATGTTTCCATGTCGAACACCACCAAACTGGTGGACAGAGGAACTCTGTATCTTAGACGTTGGCTTCTTCGCCGACGTCGTAGCTTCCATGAAGCAAAGAGGAGTCAAACCATCCTCCTTAGCCTCTTCGATCATCACCTACACCGAGAAATCATTAAGAGATCTCGTAAGAGACCATTCCGGTAGAGGAGTGAAGTTTTCCGATACCGTGGATAACGATTCCGACGAGAGATCCCTACAGAGAGATCTTGTTGAATCAATCGTGTCTCTCTTACCTTCAGATAAAGGACTCTTCCCCATCAATTTCCTCTGTTCTCTCCTCCGTTGTGCCGTCTTCTTGGA TACTACCTTGACCTGCAAGAACGAGCTCGAGAAACGGATCTCAGTCGTTCTCGAGCACGTCTCCGTCGACGATCTCTTGATCCCATCTTTCACCTACGACGGAGAACGGTTACTAGATCTCGACAGTGTCAGAAGAATCATCTCTAGTTTCGTCGAAAAGGAGAAAAACGTCGGTGTTTTCAACGGTGGAGACTTCAACAGAGGACTCTGCTCTGTTACACTACAGAGAGTCGCTAAGACAGTTGACTCTTACTTAGCAGAGATCGCTACTTACGGAGAGCTAACGATCTCCAAGTTCAACGCGATCGCCAACCTTGTCCCCAAATCCGCTAGAAAATCAGACGACGATCTCTACAGAGCTATAGACATCTTCTTGAAAGCTCATCCGAACCTAGACGAGATCGAAAGAGAGAAAGTGTGTAGCTCAATGGACCCTTTAAAGCTTTCGTACGACGCACGTCTCCACGCTTCACAGAACAAGAGACTACCAGTAAACATAGTTCTTCACGCACTTTACTACGATCAGTTAAAGCTAAGAAGTGGAGtcgaagaacaagaagaaagagcAGTAGTTGTTAATCTCCCCGAAGCTTTAAAGACACGTAGCCAGCTTCAAGCTGATACTACGTTAGCTAAAGAGAACGAAGCGTTGAGAAGTGagctgatgaagatgaagttgtATGTTTCGGACATGCAGAAGAATAAGAACGGTGCAGGAACTTCTTCTTCGAACTCGACGTCGTTGGTAAGTAATAATAAGAAGAGCAAACatacttttttctcttctgtCTCGAAGAAACTTGGGAAGTTGAATCCGTTTAGACATGGGTCTAAGGATACTTCGAACTTGGATGAAGATCTTGCTGGTGTTGATATTACTAAGCCAAGGAGACGAAGATTCTCAATCTCTTAA
- the LOC104700432 gene encoding monothiol glutaredoxin-S9-like, producing MDKVVRMSSEKGVVIFSKSSCCLSYAVQVLFQDLGVHPTIHEIDKDPECRDIEKALMRLGCSTPVPAIFVGGKLIGSTNEVMSLHLSGSLVPLVKPFQANLC from the coding sequence ATGGACAAAGTTGTTAGAATGTCGTCAGAGAAAGGAGTGGTTATTTTCAGCAAGAGTTCGTGTTGCCTGTCCTATGCTGTCCAAGTCCTCTTCCAGGATCTCGGGGTTCACCCAACGATCCATGAGATTGATAAGGACCCTGAATGTCGTGACATCGAGAAAGCACTGATGAGGCTTGGGTGTTCCACGCCTGTCCCAGCCATCTTTGTGGGTGGGAAGCTCATTGGTTCGACCAATGAAGTCATGTCGCTACACCTAAGCGGCTCGCTGGTTCCGCTGGTTAAGCCGTTTCAGGCCAATCTATGTTAA
- the LOC104700434 gene encoding root phototropism protein 2-like isoform X1, translating into MATEGKSPINMNSMSSSLQRTGQWVFSQDIPTDVVVEVGEANFSLHKFMLVAKSNYIRKLIMESKESDVTRIDLSDMPGGPEIFEKAAKFCYGVNFEITVQNVAALHCAAEFLQMTDKYCDNNLAGRTQDFLSQVALSSLSGAIVVLKSCEILLPISRDLGIVRRCVDVVAAKACNEAMFPCRTPPNWWTEELCILDVGFFADVVASMKQRGVKPSSLASSIITYTEKSLRDLVRDHSGRGVKFSDTVDNDSDERSLQRDLVESIVSLLPSDKGLFPINFLCSLLRCAVFLDTTLTCKNELEKRISVVLEHVSVDDLLIPSFTYDGERLLDLDSVRRIISSFVEKEKNVGVFNGGDFNRGLCSVTLQRVAKTVDSYLAEIATYGELTISKFNAIANLVPKSARKSDDDLYRAIDIFLKAHPNLDEIEREKVCSSMDPLKLSYDARLHASQNKRLPVNIVLHALYYDQLKLRSGVEEQEERAVVVNLPEALKTRSQLQADTTLAKENEALRSELMKMKLYVSDMQKNKNGAGTSSSNSTSLVSNNKKSKHTFFSSVSKKLGKLNPFRHGSKDTSNLDEDLAGVDITKPRRRRFSIS; encoded by the exons atggcgacaGAAGGAAAAAGCCCCATCAAC ATGAACTCAATGTCTTCGAGTCTTCAGCGAACCGGCCAATG GGTTTTTTCTCAAGATATTCCGACAGATGTTGTAGTTGAGGTCGGAGAAGCCAATTTCTCTCTTCATAAG TTCATGTTAGTTGCGAAGAGTAACTACATAAGGAAGCTAATAATGGAATCAAAAGAAAGCGACGTGACGAGAATAGATCTCTCGGATATGCCCGGAGGTCCTGAGATATTTGAGAAAGCAGCCAAATTCTGTTACGGTGTTAACTTCGAGATCACCGTCCAAAACGTGGCGGCTCTTCATTGCGCCGCTGAGTTTCTACAGATGACTGACAAGTACTGCGACAACAACCTTGCTGGTCGGACACAAGACTTCCTCTCTCAGGTCGCTTTATCTAGCCTCTCTGGAGCTATTGTTGTTCTCAAGTCTTGCGAGATTCTCCTTCCTATTTCTCGTGATCTCGGTATTGTCCGCCGTTGTGTCGACGTCGTCGCTGCTAAG GCTTGCAACGAGGCAATGTTTCCATGTCGAACACCACCAAACTGGTGGACAGAGGAACTCTGTATCTTAGACGTTGGCTTCTTCGCCGACGTCGTAGCTTCCATGAAGCAAAGAGGAGTCAAACCATCCTCCTTAGCCTCTTCGATCATCACCTACACCGAGAAATCATTAAGAGATCTCGTAAGAGACCATTCCGGTAGAGGAGTGAAGTTTTCCGATACCGTGGATAACGATTCCGACGAGAGATCCCTACAGAGAGATCTTGTTGAATCAATCGTGTCTCTCTTACCTTCAGATAAAGGACTCTTCCCCATCAATTTCCTCTGTTCTCTCCTCCGTTGTGCCGTCTTCTTGGATACTACCTTGACCTGCAAGAACGAGCTCGAGAAACGGATCTCAGTCGTTCTCGAGCACGTCTCCGTCGACGATCTCTTGATCCCATCTTTCACCTACGACGGAGAACGGTTACTAGATCTCGACAGTGTCAGAAGAATCATCTCTAGTTTCGTCGAAAAGGAGAAAAACGTCGGTGTTTTCAACGGTGGAGACTTCAACAGAGGACTCTGCTCTGTTACACTACAGAGAGTCGCTAAAACAGTTGACTCTTACTTAGCAGAGATCGCTACTTACGGAGAGCTAACGATCTCCAAGTTCAACGCGATCGCCAACCTTGTCCCCAAATCCGCTAGAAAATCAGACGACGATCTCTACAGAGCTATAGACATCTTCTTGAAAGCTCATCCGAACCTAGACGAGATCGAAAGAGAGAAAGTGTGTAGCTCAATGGACCCTTTAAAGCTTTCGTACGACGCACGTCTCCACGCTTCACAGAACAAGAGACTACCAGTAAACATAGTTCTTCACGCTCTTTACTACGATCAGTTAAAGCTAAGAAGTGGAGtcgaagaacaagaagaaagagcAGTAGTTGTTAATCTCCCCGAAGCTTTAAAGACACGTAGCCAGCTTCAAGCTGATACTACGTTAGCTAAAGAGAACGAAGCGTTGAGAAGTGagctgatgaagatgaagttgtATGTTTCGGACATGCAGAAGAATAAGAACGGTGCAGGAACTTCTTCTTCGAACTCGACGTCGTTGGTAAGTAATAATAAGAAGAGCAAAC atacttttttctcttctgtCTCGAAGAAACTTGGGAAGTTGAATCCGTTTAGACATGGGTCTAAGGATACTTCGAACTTGGATGAAGATCTTGCTGGTGTTGATATTACTAAGCCAAGGAGACGAAGATTCTCAATCTCTTAA
- the LOC104700433 gene encoding uncharacterized protein LOC104700433, whose translation MKVDEIEDFRFEELEDLEMDTEKDNERLMTPTPTRRRMYHSSSSSSSASASSSAASSLAAKAIRASSAHRDSSLSSAYSSPSSAPVPTPPKDEVKKAHHEYTSMKSLNEPKRGFWGSLASKAKAFLDEDDPNQLPQSPKRTDHNIPSPTTSGTSSTASGVTKEAGQAGRKSENPSLQRRLDAITSSLNYIGGTIGTVVEEGITAVENRTAGIIQETRKKIKKKPSLTRNQQNPEIQADLEIQLKASRDVAMAMAAKAKLLLRELKMVKSDMAFAKQRCAQLEEENKVLRDNRNGGNSQTDDDDLVRLQLETLLAEKARLAHENSIYTRENLYLRGVVEYHQLTMQDVVYFDEKTEEVTEVYPINVTSMSSSSDYSHSPNPKVLELK comes from the exons ATGAAGGTCGACGAGATTGAGGATTTCAGATTCGAGGAACTCGAAGATCTCGAAATGGATACGGAGAAAGATAACGAAAGGCTGATGACGCCGACGCcgacgaggaggaggatgtatcattcctcttcgtcttcttcttcggcttCGGCTTCATCCTCTGCTGCGTCGTCTCTCGCTGCCAAGGCAATTCGAGCATCTTCTGCACATAGAGActcttctctttcctctgcTTACTCGTCACCTTCTTCTGCTCCTGTTCCCACTCCTCCCAag gATGAGGTGAAGAAGGCTCATCATGAGTATACTTCTATGAAAAGTTTGAATGAACCAAAACGAGGCTTTTGGGGAAGTTTAGCTAGTAAAGCTAAGGCCTTTTTAGATGAGGATGATCCTAATCAATTGCCTCAGAGTCCTAAGAGAACGGATCACAACATACCTTCTCCAACGACTTCTGGAACTTCTTCAACGGCTTCAGGAGTAACGAAG GAAGCTGGTCAGGCAGGTAGGAAAAGTGAGAATCCTTCATTACAGAGGAGGTTAGACGCGATCACTTCATCGTTAAATTACATTGGTGGCACTATTGGCACTGTTGTTGAG GAAGGTATTACCGCTGTGGAGAACCGTACTGCAGGCATCATTCAAGAAACAcgtaaaaagattaaaaagaagCCAAGTCTTACAAGGAACCAGCAGAATCCTGAGATACAAGCAGATTTGGAAATTCAACTAAAGGCATCTCGCGAC GTTGCAATGGCCATGGCTGCCAAGGCAAAGCTTTTACTTCGGGAGCTGAAGATGGTCAAATCTGATATGGCCTTTGCAAAGCAACGATGCGCACAGctggaagaagaaaataaggtTCTGAGAGATAACCGTAATGGTGGCAACAGCCAaacggatgatgatgatttg GTGCGACTTCAACTTGAAACGTTATTGGCTGAGAAAGCTCGATTAGCTCATGAGAACTCGATATACACTCGCGAAAACCTTTATCTGAGAGGAGTAGTTGAATATCACCAGCTCACAATGCAGGATGTGGTTTACTTTGATGAGAAGACTGAAGAAGTGACGGAGGTATATCCCATTAATGTCACTTCAATGTCTTCCTCATCAGACTACTCTCACTCTCCAAACCCAAAAGTCTTGGAGCTCAAAtga
- the LOC104700434 gene encoding root phototropism protein 2-like isoform X3 yields the protein MATEGKSPINMNSMSSSLQRTGQWVFSQDIPTDVVVEVGEANFSLHKFMLVAKSNYIRKLIMESKESDVTRIDLSDMPGGPEIFEKAAKFCYGVNFEITVQNVAALHCAAEFLQMTDKYCDNNLAGRTQDFLSQVALSSLSGAIVVLKSCEILLPISRDLGIVRRCVDVVAAKACNEAMFPCRTPPNWWTEELCILDVGFFADVVASMKQRGVKPSSLASSIITYTEKSLRDLVRDHSGRGVKFSDTVDNDSDERSLQRDLVESIVSLLPSDKGLFPINFLCSLLRCAVFLDTTLTCKNELEKRISVVLEHVSVDDLLIPSFTYDGERLLDLDSVRRIISSFVEKEKNVGVFNGGDFNRGLCSVTLQRVAKTVDSYLAEIATYGELTISKFNAIANLVPKSARKSDDDLYRAIDIFLKAHPNLDEIEREKVCSSMDPLKLSYDARLHASQNKRLPVNIVLHALYYDQLKLRSGVEEQEERAVVVNLPEALKTRSQLQADTTLAKENEALRSELMKMKLYVSDMQKNKNGNKNGAGTSSSNSTSLVSNNKKSKHTFFSSVSKKLGKLNPFRHGSKDTSNLDEDLAGVDITKPRRRRFSIS from the exons atggcgacaGAAGGAAAAAGCCCCATCAACATGAACTCAATGTCTTCGAGTCTTCAGCGAACCGGCCAATG GGTTTTTTCTCAAGATATTCCGACAGATGTTGTAGTTGAGGTCGGAGAAGCCAATTTCTCTCTTCATAAG TTCATGTTAGTTGCGAAGAGTAACTACATAAGGAAGCTAATAATGGAATCAAAAGAAAGCGACGTGACGAGAATAGATCTCTCGGATATGCCCGGAGGTCCTGAGATATTTGAGAAAGCAGCCAAATTCTGTTACGGTGTTAACTTCGAGATCACCGTCCAAAACGTGGCGGCTCTTCATTGCGCCGCTGAGTTTCTACAGATGACTGACAAGTACTGCGACAACAACCTTGCTGGTCGGACACAAGACTTCCTCTCTCAGGTCGCTTTATCTAGCCTCTCTGGAGCTATTGTTGTTCTCAAGTCTTGCGAGATTCTCCTTCCTATTTCTCGTGATCTCGGTATTGTCCGCCGTTGTGTCGACGTCGTCGCTGCTAAG GCTTGCAACGAGGCAATGTTTCCATGTCGAACACCACCAAACTGGTGGACAGAGGAACTCTGTATCTTAGACGTTGGCTTCTTCGCCGACGTCGTAGCTTCCATGAAGCAAAGAGGAGTCAAACCATCCTCCTTAGCCTCTTCGATCATCACCTACACCGAGAAATCATTAAGAGATCTCGTAAGAGACCATTCCGGTAGAGGAGTGAAGTTTTCCGATACCGTGGATAACGATTCCGACGAGAGATCCCTACAGAGAGATCTTGTTGAATCAATCGTGTCTCTCTTACCTTCAGATAAAGGACTCTTCCCCATCAATTTCCTCTGTTCTCTCCTCCGTTGTGCCGTCTTCTTGGATACTACCTTGACCTGCAAGAACGAGCTCGAGAAACGGATCTCAGTCGTTCTCGAGCACGTCTCCGTCGACGATCTCTTGATCCCATCTTTCACCTACGACGGAGAACGGTTACTAGATCTCGACAGTGTCAGAAGAATCATCTCTAGTTTCGTCGAAAAGGAGAAAAACGTCGGTGTTTTCAACGGTGGAGACTTCAACAGAGGACTCTGCTCTGTTACACTACAGAGAGTCGCTAAAACAGTTGACTCTTACTTAGCAGAGATCGCTACTTACGGAGAGCTAACGATCTCCAAGTTCAACGCGATCGCCAACCTTGTCCCCAAATCCGCTAGAAAATCAGACGACGATCTCTACAGAGCTATAGACATCTTCTTGAAAGCTCATCCGAACCTAGACGAGATCGAAAGAGAGAAAGTGTGTAGCTCAATGGACCCTTTAAAGCTTTCGTACGACGCACGTCTCCACGCTTCACAGAACAAGAGACTACCAGTAAACATAGTTCTTCACGCTCTTTACTACGATCAGTTAAAGCTAAGAAGTGGAGtcgaagaacaagaagaaagagcAGTAGTTGTTAATCTCCCCGAAGCTTTAAAGACACGTAGCCAGCTTCAAGCTGATACTACGTTAGCTAAAGAGAACGAAGCGTTGAGAAGTGagctgatgaagatgaagttgtATGTTTCGGACATGCAGAAGAATAAGAACGGT AATAAGAACGGTGCAGGAACTTCTTCTTCGAACTCGACGTCGTTGGTAAGTAATAATAAGAAGAGCAAACatacttttttctcttctgtCTCGAAGAAACTTGGGAAGTTGAATCCGTTTAGACATGGGTCTAAGGATACTTCGAACTTGGATGAAGATCTTGCTGGTGTTGATATTACTAAGCCAAGGAGACGAAGATTCTCAATCTCTTAA
- the LOC104700434 gene encoding root phototropism protein 2-like isoform X4, producing the protein MATEGKSPINMNSMSSSLQRTGQWVFSQDIPTDVVVEVGEANFSLHKFMLVAKSNYIRKLIMESKESDVTRIDLSDMPGGPEIFEKAAKFCYGVNFEITVQNVAALHCAAEFLQMTDKYCDNNLAGRTQDFLSQVALSSLSGAIVVLKSCEILLPISRDLGIVRRCVDVVAAKACNEAMFPCRTPPNWWTEELCILDVGFFADVVASMKQRGVKPSSLASSIITYTEKSLRDLVRDHSGRGVKFSDTVDNDSDERSLQRDLVESIVSLLPSDKGLFPINFLCSLLRCAVFLDTTLTCKNELEKRISVVLEHVSVDDLLIPSFTYDGERLLDLDSVRRIISSFVEKEKNVGVFNGGDFNRGLCSVTLQRVAKTVDSYLAEIATYGELTISKFNAIANLVPKSARKSDDDLYRAIDIFLKAHPNLDEIEREKVCSSMDPLKLSYDARLHASQNKRLPVNIVLHALYYDQLKLRSGVEEQEERAVVVLPEALKTRSQLQADTTLAKENEALRSELMKMKLYVSDMQKNKNGAGTSSSNSTSLVSNNKKSKHTFFSSVSKKLGKLNPFRHGSKDTSNLDEDLAGVDITKPRRRRFSIS; encoded by the exons atggcgacaGAAGGAAAAAGCCCCATCAACATGAACTCAATGTCTTCGAGTCTTCAGCGAACCGGCCAATG GGTTTTTTCTCAAGATATTCCGACAGATGTTGTAGTTGAGGTCGGAGAAGCCAATTTCTCTCTTCATAAG TTCATGTTAGTTGCGAAGAGTAACTACATAAGGAAGCTAATAATGGAATCAAAAGAAAGCGACGTGACGAGAATAGATCTCTCGGATATGCCCGGAGGTCCTGAGATATTTGAGAAAGCAGCCAAATTCTGTTACGGTGTTAACTTCGAGATCACCGTCCAAAACGTGGCGGCTCTTCATTGCGCCGCTGAGTTTCTACAGATGACTGACAAGTACTGCGACAACAACCTTGCTGGTCGGACACAAGACTTCCTCTCTCAGGTCGCTTTATCTAGCCTCTCTGGAGCTATTGTTGTTCTCAAGTCTTGCGAGATTCTCCTTCCTATTTCTCGTGATCTCGGTATTGTCCGCCGTTGTGTCGACGTCGTCGCTGCTAAG GCTTGCAACGAGGCAATGTTTCCATGTCGAACACCACCAAACTGGTGGACAGAGGAACTCTGTATCTTAGACGTTGGCTTCTTCGCCGACGTCGTAGCTTCCATGAAGCAAAGAGGAGTCAAACCATCCTCCTTAGCCTCTTCGATCATCACCTACACCGAGAAATCATTAAGAGATCTCGTAAGAGACCATTCCGGTAGAGGAGTGAAGTTTTCCGATACCGTGGATAACGATTCCGACGAGAGATCCCTACAGAGAGATCTTGTTGAATCAATCGTGTCTCTCTTACCTTCAGATAAAGGACTCTTCCCCATCAATTTCCTCTGTTCTCTCCTCCGTTGTGCCGTCTTCTTGGATACTACCTTGACCTGCAAGAACGAGCTCGAGAAACGGATCTCAGTCGTTCTCGAGCACGTCTCCGTCGACGATCTCTTGATCCCATCTTTCACCTACGACGGAGAACGGTTACTAGATCTCGACAGTGTCAGAAGAATCATCTCTAGTTTCGTCGAAAAGGAGAAAAACGTCGGTGTTTTCAACGGTGGAGACTTCAACAGAGGACTCTGCTCTGTTACACTACAGAGAGTCGCTAAAACAGTTGACTCTTACTTAGCAGAGATCGCTACTTACGGAGAGCTAACGATCTCCAAGTTCAACGCGATCGCCAACCTTGTCCCCAAATCCGCTAGAAAATCAGACGACGATCTCTACAGAGCTATAGACATCTTCTTGAAAGCTCATCCGAACCTAGACGAGATCGAAAGAGAGAAAGTGTGTAGCTCAATGGACCCTTTAAAGCTTTCGTACGACGCACGTCTCCACGCTTCACAGAACAAGAGACTACCAGTAAACATAGTTCTTCACGCTCTTTACTACGATCAGTTAAAGCTAAGAAGTGGAGtcgaagaacaagaagaaagagcAGTAGTTGT TCTCCCCGAAGCTTTAAAGACACGTAGCCAGCTTCAAGCTGATACTACGTTAGCTAAAGAGAACGAAGCGTTGAGAAGTGagctgatgaagatgaagttgtATGTTTCGGACATGCAGAAGAATAAGAACGGTGCAGGAACTTCTTCTTCGAACTCGACGTCGTTGGTAAGTAATAATAAGAAGAGCAAACatacttttttctcttctgtCTCGAAGAAACTTGGGAAGTTGAATCCGTTTAGACATGGGTCTAAGGATACTTCGAACTTGGATGAAGATCTTGCTGGTGTTGATATTACTAAGCCAAGGAGACGAAGATTCTCAATCTCTTAA